A DNA window from Zingiber officinale cultivar Zhangliang chromosome 3A, Zo_v1.1, whole genome shotgun sequence contains the following coding sequences:
- the LOC122053875 gene encoding probable WRKY transcription factor 40 produces MDHEWTNPSTLNLDLNIGQSTDFISAGGLKTKLNELNQEKKRLINIIEEIHTARAASHGQLMDITSLPLAESSFSMARKRKMESTEMNTCNGGSSVDRILGVRDQSKIDLCGHSCKRFREDGKPYARTTYTIVDASDSSLMVRDGYQWRKYGQKVTKDNPSPRAYFRCSYAPSCSAKKKVQRSAKVKTVLVATYKGEHNHCRPSPIGITGAMHEDASHPYFLSPTSSDLTITLDLKRQGLYSNVHDKDTELVEFQRVVVEKMASSLTKDPNFTAALASAISGRIQHMQVQN; encoded by the exons ATGGATCACGAATGGACCAATCCATCCACACTTAATCTCGATCTCAACATTGGACAATCCACTGATTTCATATCT GCTGGGGGTTTGAAAACCAAGTTGAATGAATTAAATCAGGAGAAGAAGAGGCTAATCAACATAATCGAAGAGATACACACGGCACGTGCAGCTAGCCATGGTCAGTTAATGGACATCACAAGTTTACCTCTAGCTGAAAGCTCATTTTCAATGGCAAGAAAGAGGAAGATGGAAAGCACTGAAATGAACACATGCAATGGTGGCTCTTCTGTTGATAGAATTCTTGGAGTTAGAGATCAGAGCAAGATCGATTTATGTGGACATTCGTGCAAAAGATTTAGAGAAGATGGCAAGCCCTATGCCCGCACGACTTATACAATAGTTGATGCATCCGATTCAAGCCTC ATGGTGAGAGATGGTTACCAATGGAGGAAATATGGCCAGAAGGTCACAAAAGATAATCCATCTCCGAGAGCTTACTTTAGATGCTCTTATGCCCCTTCTTGTTCCGCAAAGAAGAAG GTGCAGAGGAGTGCAAAGGTCAAGACAGTGTTGGTAGCTACTTACAAAGGCGAGCACAACCATTGCCGGCCTTCACCAATCGGCATTACCGGAGCAATGCATGAGGACGCATCACATCCCTATTTTCTATCTCCCACCTCTTCAGACTTGACAATTACTCTCGATCTCAAACGCCAAGGACTATACTCAAACGTTCATGATAAGGACACCGAGTTAGTTGAATTCCAAAGGGTTGTAGTCGAGAAGATGGCCTCGTCACTGACCAAGGATCCAAATTTCACGGCAGCACTTGCAAGTGCAATCTCGGGGAGAATTCAGCATATGCAAGTTCAAAATTAA